From the genome of Arthrobacter russicus:
CGTTCACCCCCGGCTATCCGGAGACTGTGAACAACGCGACCGAATTCGCCTTGGTGCAGACCGTAGCAGGCGAACTCTTCGGCTCGGACCGGTTCACTTTGCTGCAGAACCCGCTCGCCAACAGTGACGACATCGCGTATGTTCTGCAGCAAGTCCCGGGAGCGTTCGTTTTCATGGGAGCGTCGACCTCAGACGATCCGAGCACGGCTGAGCCGAATCATTCGCCCCGGGCCGAATTCGACGATTCCGTGCTGCCCGACGCCGCTGCACTCCTTGCCGAATTGGCCTTCCGCCGGGCTGCTTAGCGGCATCTCTCCTTCACTCGGCACGAATCGTCAGGCGAATAGCCCATTCGCCGCAGCGACCTCCAGGGTCAGTGCAGCTTCGCCGGTCGCCGTGACGCGAGCCTGATCTGCGCAGCGCGATAGCGTAGCTTCATGGAACAAAATCGGATTGCCCTGCGGATCCCCATGCGGTGGGGTGATATGGACGCCTACGGCCACATCAACAACGTTGAGATCGTACGAATCCTCGAAGAAGCCCGGGTGCATGCTTTCGGGCAGCCGGCCGGTACCGGATTGCCGGGCGACGAAGTGGCGATTCCGGTGTTCAATGATTTGCCGGCCGGGGTGCAGATTCTGGTGGTGGAACACCGGATCAAGTACCTTGCTCCGCTGAATTACCGGAACATCCCGGCGCGCGTAGAGCTCTGGGTCAGCTCGCTCAAGGGTGCCAGCATCACGTTGGCCTATGCGATCTACGACCCTGCCGCGGGCACCAAGTGCGTGATCGCCGAGACTGTGCTGGCATTCTTCGACGCGCCAGCAGCCAAACTCCTCCGGGTGGCGCCGCAGCACCGCGAACGGCTGGCCGCACTGGTCGGTGAGCCGGCCTTCCGCTAGGCCGCCTGGCCAGTCGTCATAGGGCACTCTCAGGCGGCGGTGAAAGGATCGAGCCATGGCTGAAATGATTACTTTGAGCAACGGTATTGAGGCGTATTTGGCGACCCCGGAGGGCGAGGCCAAGGGTGCGCTGATCGTGATCCACGAGATCTGGGGACTGGTCCCGCAGACCAAGGATGTGGCGGACCGCTTCGCTGCGGAAGGCTACCTGGTGCTGGCCCCGAGCCTCTTGGCGGAAACCGGGATCGCACCCGAACGGGTGGCCGAATTCGAGCGCTTGCTTTTCGATCCGGAGGCGGATCCTGAGGAGAGGCACAACCAGCAGACCGCGTTCCGGGCGTTGCTCGCCCCGATCCGTTCGCCGGAACACGCTGCCAAAACCTTGGCGCGGGTCAGGTTCTGCTTCGATTACTTGGCTGAGCGGGCGGCCGGCAAAGTGGCCATCACGGGATTCTGCTTCGGCGGGACCAGCGCCTTCTCGCTCGCGGTCCACGAACCGCGGTTGAAAGCCGCAGTCCCGTTCTACGGCCACGCGAACTTCAGCGTCGCGGAACTCGAAAAGATCCAGGCGCCGGTGCTCGCGTTCTACGGCGAAACAGACCAAGCCCTGATCGAAGGCCTGCCGGAACTCACCGAAAAGATGCGGGCGGCGGGTGTCGATTTCGATGCGGTGGTGTACCCGGGCGCCGGACATGCCTTTTTCAACGACGGCAACCCCTGGGCGTTCAACCAGGATGCGGCGAGCGATGCCTGGGCCAGGACACTGGACTTTCTGGCTGCCAGGCTCTGAACTGCCGGATCAACCGTCGATGACCTGTTGCAGCAGACTGCCGTAGCGCTGGACCAGGTCATCGGCGGGTTCCTGGGCGAACAGCCCCAAGCTCCGCATCCCGCTGCCGAATCCGATCAGCATGGCCATCAAAGTCTCCGCCCGTCCGTCCGGGCCCGCGCCGAGTTGTTCCTGCAGCCAGCCCAGGTACTTCTCCCGGATCTCCTCGCGGGCCGCGGCCTTGTCCGGGGCGTCATGGACCCGGACCAGCGCCATCGCCCAGGGCTCGGATTCCTGCCGCTCGCGGCGGTCGACCAGGCGGCGCGCCAGCTGGAAACCCAGTGGCTCGGCAGTGAACGCGGCGCCGTCGCCGGCAGGCGCCGTCGGCGTGGCCGCGGCGTACAGCTCGGCCTTGCTGCCCATCACTTTCATCACCATGGCTGGGGAGTACCCGGCATGACTGGCCACGTCCTTGATCGTCACCGCGGTATAGCCTTCGGCGCCGAACAGCTCGCGGGCCGCGGTGATGATCGCTTCCCGGGCGTTCACCGGCTCACCAGCTCGGGCAGCGGCAGATCTTCGAAATCCACCACCGAAGACTGCCCGGGGAGCAGGATCTGCCGGGCAATCGCCTGCAGCGCGCCGGCGGCCAGCACGGAGACGATGTACCGCCCGGTTTGCGGCAGCGGCATTTCATAATTGCCCGCCACGTCGGTGCGGGCCGAGCCCACGAATTCCCCGGTCGGCTTGGTCAGCGTGACCAAGGCGTTTTCCACCCGCCGGCCTCCGGAGCGAACCGTACCACTGAGCCCGAAGCGCTCCGACAAGCTGATCACCCGGCTCTTCTCGCCGGCGGCGAACTCGGCGACTTCCGAGCTGGGCGCCCAGCCTTCGGCGCTGGAAACCACCAGATAGCGTCCTTCGCCGGGCAGGGCCAGCGTGTACCGCCCTTCATTGTCGGCGCGCGACCAGTCGGCCGGCTCGCCGTCCAGGTCCAGCACGGTCACCACGGCGTTGCGTACTGGCTTCCCGGCCGGGCCGACGACGACGCCGCGCACCACGATCTCGTCGTCGTCGGACACCAGCGCCTGGCTTGCCGTCTTGGCGGCCGCCGGGTTCGGCACCCCTGGGACGACTCGGATGGCTCCGGTCGCCGTGGCGATTTCCTTGGCTCCCGGGATGAACACCGCGACCGCGATCGCGGCCAGGGCGGCGACCGCGGCAAGCCAGAAGATCGTGGTGAAGGCGCTCAGCGTGGGCAAGGTGATCGAGCCTTGCCGGCTGACGAAGGAGGTCAGGATCGCGGCGATGGCGGCACTCGCGGTCGAGGTGCCCACCGCACGGAGCAAGGAGTTGAGGCCATTGGCGGAAGCGGTTTCGGTGATCGGGACCGCGCGCATGATCAGGGTCGGCATGGCTGCGTAGGCGATCGCGGTGCCCACGCTGACCGCGGTGGCGCCCAGAATGATCATCCAGACTTCACCGGTGAGGAAAACCCTCGCGATGTAGGCGCCGGCCAGCACCGCGGCGCCGACGATCAGGGTGGTTTTCGCGCCGAATTTCTTGGTCAGGCTGGCTGAAATCGGAGCGAAAGCAACCATGGCCAGCCCGGAGGGCACCATGCACAAGCCGGCCACGGTGACCGCGAGGCCGAAGCCGAATCCGCTGATCTGCGGCAGTTGCAGCTGCTGCGTGGTGGCGAGCATGTTCGCATACATCGAAAAACCCACGAGCAGGGAAGCCAGGTTGGTCAGCAGCACCGGCCGCCGGCTGGAGGTGCGCAGATCCACCATCGGTTGGCTGACCCGGAGTTCGTAAGGCACCCAGGCGGCCAGGAAGACCGCCGCGGTAATGAAAAGCAAGATCACCGGTTCGGAGGACCAGCCCCAATTCCCGCCCTTGGAGATCGCCAGGAGCAATGCTGTCAAGGCGATCGAGAGCAGCACTGCGCCGAGGAAATCGAAGCGGCCCTTGGTGCGCAGCTCCGACTCGGGGACCGTCGAGAGCACCGCGACGATCAAAAGGACGCCGACCACGGTACTGAGCCAAAAGATGGCTTCCCAGCCGAGCGATTCGTAGATCAGGCCGGAAAGCGGCAAGCCCAGCGCGCTGCCGATGCCCAAAGTCGCGCTCATCAACGCCACCGCGGAGGCGACGCGCTCCTTCGGCAGCTCATCGCGCATGATCGAGATGCCCACCGGGATCAACGAAGCGGCGAAACCTTGGAACGCGCGGCCGATCACGAGCATGGTGAACGACTCGCCGACCGCGCAGATGACCGAGCCGATCACCATCATGACCATGGCCACGATCATCATCCGCCGTTTGCCGTACATGTCGGCCAGTTTCGACACGATCGGGGTCGCCACCGCAGCGGTGAGCAGCGTCGCGGTCACGAGCCAGGATACGTCGTCCGGCGAAGTGTGCAGGATCTTCGGGAAGTCCGGCAGCAGCGGTACCATCAGCGTCTGCTGGAGCGCGACCACGGTGCCGGCCAGGCAGAGGATCGTGACGATCAGCCAGGTCGGCCGTCGCGTGCTGGTTTTGAGCTTTTCCAAGTGCGCAGGCACGGGCGTTCCTTGCATGAGGCGGATGGTGAACGAACGTTCACCATCCAGTGAACCACCATTCACTTGCCCATGGCAACCAATTTGCCTGTTGCAATCGTCACACCACGGCTGCGGGCGGCGGCATTTCGGTCACGGTTTGCCGCGCAGTGCGGTGAGCACGCCGCCCAGCAGGACGATCGCACCGAAGCAGCCGAAAACCAGGCCGAAGATGTTGCCTCCGTTCCAGCCGGCATTTGCCTGCGCATCGAGCTGGCTCGCCAACTCGACGACGGGCGGATCGGCCGAATAGCGGACTTCCTGGCCCACGATCTGCGGCTTGGTGTCGAAGTCCGAGTACCAGCCGTCTTTGTCGTAGATGCTGAGATCGATTTTCGGGTAATGCAGGGTGATGCCGGTCCGGCTGCTGCCATCGGCTCCGCGGTAGGTCAGCTCCAGCTCGCGGGCGGTGGGCGGGGTCGCGGGCCCGTCCGAGAAGTCCAAGGCGATGAAGATCCGGGCGTCGGTCACGGTTCCGCTGAGCCCGGATTGCTGCAAACCCATCGCCTGGTTCTTCCCGCTGGAGCTGCTGTTGAACACGGTGATCCCGACCAGCAGTACGATCAGGCCGAACACCGCCACGATGATTCCGAGCACCCGGCCTCCTCGTTTCTTGCCGGTTCCGGTCTGCTCGGGCGGCAGCGGCGGGGGCGCCGGAAAGTTAGCCATGGACTTAGCCTAAAGGCAAGCCGCAGGCGGATGCACGGGGTTAGGCTGGAGCCATGGACGGCATCGACCAATTCAGCACCAGCGGCGCCTATGTGCACGCCGGTGAAGAGTTCACCCGGGACACCAACTACATCGAAGACCGGATCACCCGTGACGGCGTGCCAGGGGCCAAGGGCGAACCGGGCTGGCGGGTTGAACCCGACCGGTACCGGCTGGTGGTGGCCAGGGCTTGCCCCTGGGCGCACCGCGCTACGATCGTGCGCCGTTTGCTGGGTTTGGAGGATGTGATTTCGCTCGGCATCTGCGGGCCCACCCATGATGTGCGCAGCTGGACCTTCGACCTCGACGAGGGCGGCAAAGACCCGGTGTTGGGCATCGAGCGGCTGCAGCAGGCCTACTTCACCAGGTTTCCGGACTACCCGCGCGGCATCACGGTTCCGGCAATCGTCGACGTGCCCAGCGGCGCCGTAGTGACCAACAACTTCCCGCAGATCACCTTGGACTTCAGCACCGAGTGGACCGATTTTCACCGGGCTGGCGCCCCGGACCTCTACCCGGAGGCGCTCCGGGATGAGATCGACACGGTGAACAAGCGGGTCTTCACCGAGGTCAACAACGGGGTCTACCGTTGCGGATTCGCCGGTTCGCAGGCGGCCTACGATGCGGCTTACGAGCGGCTGTTCACGGCATTGGATTGGCTCAGCGAGCGGTTGGCGGTACAACGTTACTTGGTCGGTGACAGCATTACCGAGGCGGACATCCGCCTGTTCACCACCTTGGTCCGGTTCGACGCGGTGTACCACGGGCACTTCAAGTGCAACCGCGCCAAACTCACCGAGATGCCGGTGCTCTGGGCCTACGCCCGGGACTTGTTCCAGACGCCTGGATTCGGCGACACGGTCAATTTCGGGCAGATCAAGCAGCACTATTACATCGTGCACACGGATCTGAACCCGACGCAGATCGTGCCCGACGGACCCGATGAAAGCGGCTGGAGCACTGCGCACCACCGGGAAGGCCTGGGCGGCCGGCCTTTCGGGGCGGGCACCGCGCCGTCGCGTCCGGCGACCGAAGGCTGAATCCGGCCGGCCTTGACGGCCGTGGCCGGGTCGGCGCCTCCTGGGCTGGGGCGGGTATCGGTTGCCGGAGTCAAGGGTTCGGCAATCAGTAGTGTTCCGTTCACGTCCAATTGGGGTGCCGCTCATCGGCCCTCAATAGGCTGTTGCCGTGACTGAGGCTCAGTATCGGCCTGGACGACGGCCGCGGATATTCGTTGCTTTGGGTGATTCCTTCACCGAAGGAGTCGGCGATGAGGCGGCGGCGCTACCGAACGGCGTCCGCGGTTGGGCGGACCGGGTGGCCGAACAGTTGGAGTTGCACGATTCCAGTTGGCGCTACGCGAACCTGGCGATCCGGGGCAAGCGATTGGTCCACGTGCTCGAAGAGCAACTGGCAGTGGCGATTGCCATGAAGCCGGATCTGGTCAGCATCTACGCCGGCGGCAATGATCTTCTGGGGTTCCGGACCGATGTCCCGTCGCTCATGGCGATCTATGCGGAAATCGTTGCCGAGTTGCGTTCGCACGGCAGCCAGGTATTGCTCTTCACCGGCTACCCCGTGCCGATTTCGCCCTTGCTCGAGCCGTTGAAAATCCGCAATGCGGCGTACAACCAGGCAGTCCGGCGGATTGCCTCGGAACAGGACGCCTTGCTGGTGGACTATTGGTGTTTCGAAAAGTTCCAAGACCAGCGGATGTGGGCGGACGACCGGCTGCACATGTCCACCAGGGGTCACATTTACATGGCGAAGAAGGTGCTGGAAGTACTGCACGCACCGCACGTGATCGACCCGGCACCGCTGGGCATGCCGCCGCACTACAGCAGGAGCCAGCGCTTGCGCGGCAGCCTCGATTGGACGCAGCGGCATTTCGGACCCTGGCTGGGCCGGCGAATCCGCCGGGTCTCCAGTGGCGACGGTCTGAGCCCGCGGTATCCGGAGCCGGTCAGCATCCTGCAAAGCCAGGCGCTGAAGGCTAGTGCAATTCACAATCAACCCGAAGCCGCCGCAGCGCGGGGCTGAGCAGGCCAGATTACTCCGGATCTGCGGCCATCGGCAGGCATTCGCAGCACGCGAACCGTTCCAATTAGGTCATACCTATGTTTTCTAATTGAGTTTCCCTGCGCTAGCCTTAGTTAGGTTTGGTTTGCCTTACTCGCGGGCACCGGCCATCAGTACATCTGAGGTTGAAAGAATTTAGGGGAATCATTGTGAAGCTCACTCGTCGCCGTCGAATCATCGTCGGTTTCACGGCCACTGCGGCCGCCATCGGCCTTGCCTTGACCGGCTGCTCGACCGGATCCGTCGCCGGGAGCGACCAATCCGGATCGAGCAGCGCGGCAAGCGACGCCTTCCCGGTCACGGTCAAAAGCGTCTTCGGCGATACCGTGATCCAGAAGCAGCCGCAGCGCGTCGCGACGGTTTCCTGGGTGAACGACGACGTCGTAATGGGTCTCGGAATTGTTCCGGTGGGCATGCCGAAAGTCGAATGGGGTGGCGATGGCCAAGGGCTCACGCCGTGGAAACAGGAGGCCTTGAGCAAGCTGAATGCGGCACCGGGAACAGCGAACACACCGGTGCTTTATTCGGAGGCCGATGGCATCAACTTCACTGAAATCGCCAAAACGAGCCCGGACGTCATCATTGCCTCTTACTCCGGTTTGACCCGGGAGGATTTTGACAAGCTCGGCAAGATCGCTCCCGTGGTCGCCTACAACGACGCCGCTTACGGCACCCCGTGGCAGGACGTCACGCGGCAGATCGGCACCGCACTGGGCAAAAAAGACCAGGCGGACAAGCTGGTCGCGGACACTGAGCAAAACCTTGCCGACAAGGCGGCGCAGTACCCGCAGATCAAAGACAAGACCTTCATCGCCGGGTCGTACCAGGCCTCGCCTTCCGGGCTGAACCTCTTCACCGGTACGGACAACCGGCCGCGGTTGATGGCCGAATTGGGCATGAAAATGGCACCGGTGGCCGAAGCCGCCACCAAGGACTCCAAGGAATTCTTCGTTCCGTGGTCCGCGGAGCGGAGCAATGAGCTGGTTTCCGATATTTTCGTCGCCTGGGCGGATTCCCCCAGCGATGCCGAAGCAATGCGCACCGATCCGCTGCTCAGCCAGATTCCGGCCACCAAGGCCGGCGCCCTGGTGGTGGAGACGGATCGCACGGTGACGTTGTCCTTCTCGGCGATTTCGCCGTTGGGCCTGAGCTGGGGAATTGACAAAATCCTGCCGAAAATCGCCGCGGCAGCAGACGCCAGCGCCAAGAAGTAAGCGGAGAACCGTGCCGTCTGTGCGCCCTGTTCCGCAAGCCTCCGGGTTGGCCGTCATCGGCAACCCGGAGCCTGTGCGGAGCGCCTGGCACACCGGCTCGGCGGATCCGGACTGCAGAGCAACTCTGGGGCGATCTGGATGACGGCACTCTTGTCGCGCTCCGGGAGCCCGGCTGTCGATTCCGGGAAGAGCCGGTCCCGAAAGCTGGCCGTGTTGCTCATCCTGGCGGTTTCCCTCCTGCTGGTTGCGCTCGCCTCGGTGGCGATCGGCGCCCGGGGCATCACCTTGGGCACCGTTTTCGAAGCGTTGGGCCACCTGGACCAGATCGGCAAACCCGGAGTGGATCCGAGCGGTGATTGGGCCGTCGTGCAGACCCGGGTGCCACGCACCGTGGCCGGAATCCTGGTCGGCGCCTGCCTGGGCCTCGCCGGCACCGCGATGCAGGGCGTGGCCCGAAATCCGTTGGCCGATCCGGGCATCCTCGGCGTCAATGCCGGAGCGGCGCTGTCCGTGATCGTCGCCGTCGTGCTGTTCGGCGTGGGCGCCGCCTCCGGTTATGTTTGGTTCGCCTTCGTCGGCGCCGCGGCGGCCGCGGTGGTGGTTTACGCGGTGGCCAGCCTGGGCCGGGAGGGCGCGACGCCGGTCAAGCTCGCTCTGGCCGGCGCGGCCATCTCGGCTGGCTTGGCCTCGCTGCTGCAGGCATTGCTGATCACCAACCAGGGTGCGCTGAACGCTTTCCGCAACTGGCAGGTCGGTTCGGTGGCCGGCAAGAACTGGGACCAGGTGCTGGCCGTATTGCCCTTCATGCTCGTCGGCATCGGCATCGTGCTCTTCACCGGCCGCTGGCTGAACGGACTGGCGCTCGGCGACGATCTGGCCCGGGGCCTGGGGCAGAATCCCGCGTTGGCCCGCGGGGTCACCGCCGTCGGCATCGTGCTGCTGTGCGGCGCGGCCACCGCGCTGGCCGGCCCGGTCGGCTTCATCGGACTCGTGGTACCGCACCTGCTGCGGGCGCTGATCGGCACCGACTACCGTTGGTTGTTGCCCTATTCCGTGCTGACCGCGCCGATCATCCTGGTGTCCGCGGACGTGGTCGGCCGGGTGATCCTGCTGCCCGGCGAAGTGGCCGCCGGGGTCATTTCGGTATTCGTCGGCGCTCCGGTGTTCATCTGGTTGGTCCGCAAGCGCAAGGCGGTGTCCCTGTGAATCCGCACCGACCAGGCAGTGTGCTTCCGCCAGCCGCAGTGGGCGCTGCCGCGACCCGGCAAACCCCGAATCCGGGGGTGCGGCTGCTGCGCGGGCAGCGGCACCGGATTGCGCGCAAAACGGCTCTGGTCTGCGGAATCCTCGGATTGATCGTTTTCGGATTGTTCAGCGCGAACGTCCTGCTCGGCAGTTTCACGGTGACCGTCCCGGACTTCTTCGCGATGCTGTTCGGCAAGACCATCCCCGGCGCCAGCTTCATCGTGATGGAGAACAAACTGCCGCGCGCCGTGCTGGGCCTGCTGGTCGGCGGGGCCTTCGGAGTCGCCGGCGCGGTGTTCCAAACGCTGCTGCGGAACCCGTTGGCCAGCCCGGACATCATCGGGATCTCCGGCGGGGCCAGCGCCAGCGCGGTTGCCGCGATCATTTTCTTTTCCGCCGGTGGCATGACGGTTTCGGTCATCTCGATCGTCGGTGCGGTGCTGGTCGCCCTGTTGATCAGCGGACTTGCCGGTCGGGACGCCGGCGGCCGGCTGATCCTGATCGGCATCGGGGTCGCCGCGATGGCCAATGCATTCGTGGCCTTCGTGCTGCAGCGAGCTGAGATCAGCCGGGCCCAGGACGCGCTCATCTGGCTCACCGGCTCGCTCAACTCCGCCAACTGGGATCGGATTTCGGCCTTGGTGGTCGGTTTGCTGGTCGCGACGCCGTTCGTGCTGTACTTCGCTGCCCGGTTGGCCGGGCTGCAGCTCGGCGAAGACACCGCTGCCGGCCTGGGAATTTCGGTGGGCCGCAGCCGGACCGGCCTGATCGTGGTCGGTGTGGTGTTGGCAGCGCTGGCTACCGCGGCTGCCGGGCCGATCGCCTTCGTCTCCTTCCTGGCCGGGCCGATTGCCCGCAGGCTGC
Proteins encoded in this window:
- a CDS encoding TetR/AcrR family transcriptional regulator, with the protein product MNAREAIITAARELFGAEGYTAVTIKDVASHAGYSPAMVMKVMGSKAELYAAATPTAPAGDGAAFTAEPLGFQLARRLVDRRERQESEPWAMALVRVHDAPDKAAAREEIREKYLGWLQEQLGAGPDGRAETLMAMLIGFGSGMRSLGLFAQEPADDLVQRYGSLLQQVIDG
- a CDS encoding glutathione S-transferase family protein, producing the protein MDGIDQFSTSGAYVHAGEEFTRDTNYIEDRITRDGVPGAKGEPGWRVEPDRYRLVVARACPWAHRATIVRRLLGLEDVISLGICGPTHDVRSWTFDLDEGGKDPVLGIERLQQAYFTRFPDYPRGITVPAIVDVPSGAVVTNNFPQITLDFSTEWTDFHRAGAPDLYPEALRDEIDTVNKRVFTEVNNGVYRCGFAGSQAAYDAAYERLFTALDWLSERLAVQRYLVGDSITEADIRLFTTLVRFDAVYHGHFKCNRAKLTEMPVLWAYARDLFQTPGFGDTVNFGQIKQHYYIVHTDLNPTQIVPDGPDESGWSTAHHREGLGGRPFGAGTAPSRPATEG
- a CDS encoding dienelactone hydrolase family protein, whose product is MAEMITLSNGIEAYLATPEGEAKGALIVIHEIWGLVPQTKDVADRFAAEGYLVLAPSLLAETGIAPERVAEFERLLFDPEADPEERHNQQTAFRALLAPIRSPEHAAKTLARVRFCFDYLAERAAGKVAITGFCFGGTSAFSLAVHEPRLKAAVPFYGHANFSVAELEKIQAPVLAFYGETDQALIEGLPELTEKMRAAGVDFDAVVYPGAGHAFFNDGNPWAFNQDAASDAWARTLDFLAARL
- a CDS encoding MFS transporter produces the protein MPAHLEKLKTSTRRPTWLIVTILCLAGTVVALQQTLMVPLLPDFPKILHTSPDDVSWLVTATLLTAAVATPIVSKLADMYGKRRMMIVAMVMMVIGSVICAVGESFTMLVIGRAFQGFAASLIPVGISIMRDELPKERVASAVALMSATLGIGSALGLPLSGLIYESLGWEAIFWLSTVVGVLLIVAVLSTVPESELRTKGRFDFLGAVLLSIALTALLLAISKGGNWGWSSEPVILLFITAAVFLAAWVPYELRVSQPMVDLRTSSRRPVLLTNLASLLVGFSMYANMLATTQQLQLPQISGFGFGLAVTVAGLCMVPSGLAMVAFAPISASLTKKFGAKTTLIVGAAVLAGAYIARVFLTGEVWMIILGATAVSVGTAIAYAAMPTLIMRAVPITETASANGLNSLLRAVGTSTASAAIAAILTSFVSRQGSITLPTLSAFTTIFWLAAVAALAAIAVAVFIPGAKEIATATGAIRVVPGVPNPAAAKTASQALVSDDDEIVVRGVVVGPAGKPVRNAVVTVLDLDGEPADWSRADNEGRYTLALPGEGRYLVVSSAEGWAPSSEVAEFAAGEKSRVISLSERFGLSGTVRSGGRRVENALVTLTKPTGEFVGSARTDVAGNYEMPLPQTGRYIVSVLAAGALQAIARQILLPGQSSVVDFEDLPLPELVSR
- a CDS encoding FecCD family ABC transporter permease, translated to MTALLSRSGSPAVDSGKSRSRKLAVLLILAVSLLLVALASVAIGARGITLGTVFEALGHLDQIGKPGVDPSGDWAVVQTRVPRTVAGILVGACLGLAGTAMQGVARNPLADPGILGVNAGAALSVIVAVVLFGVGAASGYVWFAFVGAAAAAVVVYAVASLGREGATPVKLALAGAAISAGLASLLQALLITNQGALNAFRNWQVGSVAGKNWDQVLAVLPFMLVGIGIVLFTGRWLNGLALGDDLARGLGQNPALARGVTAVGIVLLCGAATALAGPVGFIGLVVPHLLRALIGTDYRWLLPYSVLTAPIILVSADVVGRVILLPGEVAAGVISVFVGAPVFIWLVRKRKAVSL
- a CDS encoding SGNH/GDSL hydrolase family protein, encoding MTEAQYRPGRRPRIFVALGDSFTEGVGDEAAALPNGVRGWADRVAEQLELHDSSWRYANLAIRGKRLVHVLEEQLAVAIAMKPDLVSIYAGGNDLLGFRTDVPSLMAIYAEIVAELRSHGSQVLLFTGYPVPISPLLEPLKIRNAAYNQAVRRIASEQDALLVDYWCFEKFQDQRMWADDRLHMSTRGHIYMAKKVLEVLHAPHVIDPAPLGMPPHYSRSQRLRGSLDWTQRHFGPWLGRRIRRVSSGDGLSPRYPEPVSILQSQALKASAIHNQPEAAAARG
- a CDS encoding ABC transporter substrate-binding protein — protein: MKLTRRRRIIVGFTATAAAIGLALTGCSTGSVAGSDQSGSSSAASDAFPVTVKSVFGDTVIQKQPQRVATVSWVNDDVVMGLGIVPVGMPKVEWGGDGQGLTPWKQEALSKLNAAPGTANTPVLYSEADGINFTEIAKTSPDVIIASYSGLTREDFDKLGKIAPVVAYNDAAYGTPWQDVTRQIGTALGKKDQADKLVADTEQNLADKAAQYPQIKDKTFIAGSYQASPSGLNLFTGTDNRPRLMAELGMKMAPVAEAATKDSKEFFVPWSAERSNELVSDIFVAWADSPSDAEAMRTDPLLSQIPATKAGALVVETDRTVTLSFSAISPLGLSWGIDKILPKIAAAADASAKK
- a CDS encoding acyl-CoA thioesterase, with protein sequence MEQNRIALRIPMRWGDMDAYGHINNVEIVRILEEARVHAFGQPAGTGLPGDEVAIPVFNDLPAGVQILVVEHRIKYLAPLNYRNIPARVELWVSSLKGASITLAYAIYDPAAGTKCVIAETVLAFFDAPAAKLLRVAPQHRERLAALVGEPAFR
- a CDS encoding FecCD family ABC transporter permease translates to MNPHRPGSVLPPAAVGAAATRQTPNPGVRLLRGQRHRIARKTALVCGILGLIVFGLFSANVLLGSFTVTVPDFFAMLFGKTIPGASFIVMENKLPRAVLGLLVGGAFGVAGAVFQTLLRNPLASPDIIGISGGASASAVAAIIFFSAGGMTVSVISIVGAVLVALLISGLAGRDAGGRLILIGIGVAAMANAFVAFVLQRAEISRAQDALIWLTGSLNSANWDRISALVVGLLVATPFVLYFAARLAGLQLGEDTAAGLGISVGRSRTGLIVVGVVLAALATAAAGPIAFVSFLAGPIARRLLRGRVSLLAAALVGAAIVLAADYIAAYLIPGAALPVGVVTGAAGAPFLIWLLISRNRQGNGG